TATAGCTAACGTACATTCATGTAGGACAATGTTGAAGATTCACAGTTCAGTGTGTTTTGCGTGGTTCCTTTTGGTTTGAAGTATTTAAACTGGGAAGTGCACTGACATTGATTTAATGTTTCCTTCCAGGGATGCCCGTGTTGTGAAGGACATAACGACAGGCAAATCAAAGGGGTATGGATTTGTGTCCTTCTACAACAAACTGGTAAGGCTCCAGTGCaagaacacagacagaaggttatttctattttctgtttattattctactttttgtatttacagtaattagaATGTAAATTATAGTAGTTGACTATGTAGTCACAGCAGCTTGTTTcatataacattaaaatatttcttgtttAAATCTCTACATTTAATGATAGATTTAAATCAGTATATTAAATGCTGATTATAATCCCTTAATTCTTCAGCTTCATCAAAACCACTGGGTTAACTGTCATTTCTTTCCATTTGCAGGATGCAGAGAACTCCATTATTAACATGGGTGGGCAGTGGCTTGGAGGACGCCAGATCAGGACTAACTGGGCGACGCGTAAACCACCAGCTCCAAAGAGCACCCAGGACAGTAAGTTTTAAAGGGTGGGGCCACACACTCCACACCCATGGGTTTTCTGCATTTTGCATGATTAGAGGTGAATGTTTTGTTCATAGTTGACTTTCTCTCGCTCTTTTCCTTTGCTCACGACGTGTGCTGTCCAGTTAGTTTAACAGTCGTGGGATTAGATTCTTACTCAGGAAATTTATTAATAAACTTCATTCATTGCACTACAAATTAATACAACCCCATTTCAAAAATAGTTTGTTcactgtgtaaaatgtaaataaaaacagtgagcAATTATTTGCAAATGAATCTCTGATGCGCTGGCAACATGTCCAGAGCGTCTCCCCAGCTCCTGCCCATAAGTCAACTGGGGTAGGCTCCCTGTGACCCTGGAAAGTGGAGGAAGTGgtgtgaaatataaataaatgaaagtacAAGTGTATTTAGcataaaaacaatgtttaaatgatcatcatcatcatagagTTTTGATGCCAGCAACATGTTTATTGGAACAGATGCAGAGTGTGGAGTGGCGTTTGTTTTGAGCATACAGACCACATGGCCCAGGgtccaaatgtggcccgccacatcattttataaaaataaatagatcaaaagttttctttgacaaaaaactacatttcccacaatgcagtaatcaagcccattttaacttaaaacaaaaatgtttttaaaaaagttagtGTTGGGCATTTCTCTAGTTATGTTACGTGCTGTGCTGAGGCTTCGGTGTCTGTTGAAAAAgcctgtgtgtgttctttctATAACACATCAGATAGGACACTTCACATGAgggcaggaaaaaagaaagctcCCATCCCCTAAAATATGTCGTCtcacaacaaggcgggtccgggttcgagtcctgctctgtgcagagttcgcatgctctccccgtgtctgcgtgggttctctccaggttctccggcttcctcccacctccaaaagcatgcgcttcaggttgattggccgttcctaaattgaccgtaggagtgagtgtgtgagtgagtgattgtttgtctctatgtggctccgcggtacactggcgttgtgcccggagtgtcccctgcctcacgccctgagactgccgggataggcaccggctcccccgcgacctgcgtaagcggattaagcgggttaagaaaatgactgactgactaatgtCCTAACTTatttttgatgttatttgtctttattcactGATAGTTCATttatggagttctgtgggtttcataatctgacaaataaacaatttatgTTGTAACAGAgcaataaacaaacatttttttctgtgctactgtaatgtttgtaacttgaaaaaataatttcagagttatttaacattaaggactCATTACATTTGTGTTAcattatttagttacatttattagttacatatggccctttaaggacagccaatatgctgatgtggccgttggtggaaatgagtttgacacccctgatatAGACAGTGACAGTGTTAGATGCGCTATTATCTATTATTTGTTTGAACACTCTATGCCAGTTTCCCCGGTTTATGTGTCACCAAATTTTGTGGTACAGTATTTCCAGTCTCACCTGCTGTGTTATTGTTTACTCACTGCATTATTCagaatgtttggatttttgcatATTGGAGCAAATATCATACCAAATACCACTGCTGCCTGATCACAACAAAATTTaggaaatttttatttcaatgtaaGTGTGGTTATGATTGTTCCAGAACATTCACTGTTCACTTTTTTCAGCAGCATAATCATCATAATGCCTTACAAAGCCACCCTTTTAGCTTTGTATATACAATCTGATTATAGCCAACAGATTTCAAGTGTAGTAAATTTCATCCTAGCTTTTATAAATCGAAGCTCTGATTGACTTGAGTGACTTTATACTTGTGTTTTGACTATAAAGTTCGTAACATCCAGCTGTtgcttgtttctgtttcagaTGGCTCAAAGCACCTGAGGTTCGATGATGTGGTGACACAGTCCAGTCCGCAAAACTGCACCGTGTATTGTGGAGGGATCCAGTCAGGACTATCAGGCGAGTGTTACACACTCTAAGATTCTGCACTGACCACAAGAGTAGTTTTATACTACCCAGCAGCCTCAGAGAACTAACCACGTCAATGTCTGGTTCTTACAGAGCACCTGATGCGACAGACGTTCTCACCGTTTGGGCCAATTATGGAGATCCGGGTTTTCCCAGAGAAGGGATACTCCTTCATCAGGTAGTGGCAGCATATAGCCTCTAGATGTCAACACAAGCATGGAGCATGATTTAACGATGAGCCAGTCAGTACTGGACTCAGTGTCAGTGGCTTGGAATGATGCGTGTATCCCATGTTACTGCTATGATAAGGGATCAGTTATGTAATTATTGGTAATTTGTGAACTTCATTAGagtagttttttaaaaactttatcaaTGCGACTGCTAAacttgtttttcctttaaaggttttCCTCCCACGACTCTGCTGCCCACGCCATTGTTTCAGTAAATGGAACGGCCATAGAAGGTCACATGGTCAAGTGCTTCTGGGGCAAAGAATCTCCTGACATGACGAAAAATTCACAGCAGGTAAGGAAAATGTGACTGATAACAAAATTAATGAGATTTAAAGtaactacaggtagtcctcaacctacgaacacaattggttagTAAGCTGTTCGTAAGCTGAATTATTCGTTAAGTCGTTATTGATTAAATTTCAAACTATCATGATCATTTGAGGTCATGGAAATGCATAGGGTACTATTCCCTAAAACTTACCagtaataattacaaaaaatactACAGTATACTGTCATAATTTAACCTACCTTTAGACTCTACCCGATCACATAGAAAGAATGCAGAACTTATTTCTGTTCTGTTATGATCTGATTGcgaacaatgttttgtttttgaaaattaccGGACTCTCCCCTCCACATCTGTGTTTGAGTCACTTTTGAAACAAGATgtttgcctcggtcacatgactactttCTCATAGGGAACTCTCCGCCCGCTAACACACAGTACAATAGagctaaattgaaactcccaaaCAAGCAAAAccgacaaaaaacaaacacctttggaaagttttttttgcatagGGTAAAAGAGTCAGTGATGAGAACCACAATAAATGGTAAAGTATCCGAGGTCTGAAACCTGACGCACtaagagacaacaacaacaagagggggagacgagcGTTAAAGATGCGTGAATGCGGTGTTGCTATCTACGAATGTTGACATGTcggatgttcatatcttgagaaCTACCTGCAGTTCAGTTGTAGataaaattgattaaaataattaaccACCCTGACTgtcaaattatttgtttgttttaagtaGGTAAGATATTATAGAGCAGTTAAGAGGTTTATTCACTTCTCTCTCTGATGATGCTTCCCAGGTTGAGTACAGTCAGTGGGGGCAGTGGAACCAGGTTTATGGGAATCCACAGCAACAGTACGGCCAGTATGTGACCAACGGATGGCAAGTCCCCTCGTACAGCATGTACAACCAGACGTGGAACCAGCAAGGATTTGGAGTAGAGTGAGTTCTCCTCAGGATTGTTCATTATTAACTCTCATGCTGGTTGGCCAGAGCACTTAAACCTGtcattaaatatgttaaaactAGAATGGAAGACAACTTAACAACTACCTCATGGCAAGACACTGGATTTAGTCAGTTGTCAGTGTCAGAAACGATTACCAATAGAAGCTACATGGGACAGGAACATATCTGCTGTTAATGAGAAAGAGCTTCATTGTCACATCAACAGTGCATCTAAAATGTTgctcattcattttgttttacttttgtcaggtatttttattttagttttagcttTAAGTCCTGtgtcaaatttcatttttattctcatgtgtCTGcatctttgtgttattttattcaaaGAAAGGTTTTGAGCTCTACTTTTATCGAATAAAAGCACTGAGGTTATAAGTAGAAGTGAAATCCATCAGTAGTTACATTTGCACACTGTTCAATTGAATTTTAATCTCCAAGGTGGTGGGTATGggttcttttcctttttaatgtGTGATAATAGCTCCCAGATGTTTTCCTTAGTCCTTCAGCCTTTTTATAATCACTTTAGACTCAAAGACTCACTGCATGTAGGAGCTGTTTGGTAAAAACTTGATGAAAATACTTGATTTGTTGGACTACATAGCCGACGTTTGCGTGCGGTCAGTCGTCCTAATTTGGTTTTCATGCCATCTTTGCAGGCAGTCTCAGTCGCCAGCCTGGATGGGAGGCTTCGGATCTCCATCTGCCCAGGCTACGGCCCCGCCCGGTCCAGTCATGTCCAACCTGACCAATTACAGCATGGCTGGCTACCAAACACAGTGAGCTGGGCCTAAACTAAATGTAACACCAAGAGGAGTTTTATATCCCAGATTACACAGCACTCTTTCATCTGGTCAGCTACCGAGTTAGAAGAGGGGCTGGGGCCATGTTCACAAAGTCTTTGTAGCTTTTAGTTGTTCCTAAAAGTTCAAGTTTAAAAATAATGCTTAAAATAAGTGTTCTTTTACTCTGAGAAGTTTATCTGATGAGATTTCATAGTTCTGTCATGGACAAGTGCTTTTAAAGCCAAACCAAACCTCAAAGTCAGACCTGCCACCtttagtaattttaaaaatttggtactctaaatcaggggtgtccaaactttttATAAAGAAGACCAGATTtggtgaaatgaaaatgtgtgaggGCCGACTTTCAGCCTGAAGTTCTTGGAACtatgaaaattaaatgcaaataacctatttaattacatttttattgtaaatgacATTCTTTTCATTGCTtcacatgaaatacaaattACAAACTTAAAGTTCACCCTGCCTTTCTTATGTAAAGATTAacattaaatgaagaaaaagctgttttcaaaataaaaacgttCAAGAAGCTTCACATTATTCACTCTTAAATGCTCactgtaaacatttaaattctaaCCATGTGAACAGGAACATAATACTAACAGTTACGGCACCAATTGTgctttgtaaataaaattgtttgGCAGGTCATTCTTTCAGTGACATCTTCTCTGGATGGTGATTTCCCCTTCATCATCCTGTACGAAGGCAGCGTCAAGACGAGAAACAGGATGTCGATGTTTCAAGCTTGTTAACCAAATACATTATTTGGACTTGTGAACACATCAACaagagtttgaaaaaaaaaaaaaagacgaactTTAATGGTCTGAATTTATTAACTCATTGGTTGACAGCCATTCCCAGAGCAGCCATCCACACACTGCCAGCAGTTTGAGTATTTTGACTGATCCATCAAGACCCGCAGAATATTGTGTTGTATAATTTTGTAACAACAAAGCtactgaaacaaaaaacagacttCTTTCATCTGGAAAACCCCCCATAAATGGTGTTTTTAGACACTTAGTGACCCTCTATGGTTGGCAGTCTATAGAGGGTCACTAAGCTCATCCAGAGGTCAAAAACCTAATGTCAGCATTTGATCTCTGGCAATAAATCGGCTGCAGCGGAGCAACGACAGTCAGCACACTTCAGAATGGTGGAGAGGAACCCTTTTAATTATCTCTGGTGGGGCCCTTGTGCCTACACAACTGTGTTCATCACACCTCCATGCTGGGCTGTGTGGCTCAGAAGACTGCTGGTGGATGATGCAGAGCATTTTGACAACCTGTGCTTCTGCGCTGGTGTTGTAACGCCACACGGCTGGTTCCACATGAGTCCAGCCTGGTCAGTTGTGCCTGACGCAGCTTCAAAAATGTCTTTACCAGCTGCTGTCCCCTTTTAGACTCAAGAGATCAAGCAGTTCCTCCATAAGGCAAAAGCAATTGTCACTCCCTGCAAAAAAGTTTGGACACTTCTGTTGTAAATGATGCTAAAGGCTGATGCCACTGAGCTCACAACACATCACAACACAAAAGGGAAGTGGAGTTTAGCTTGACAAAAAGCCACAGAAGGAGGGTTCAAGAGATCTTGATCCTGAGTTTAAGTTGGAATGATTAACAAATGCATCATGTCACTCATTGCAAAGCTTGAAAGCTTGAATTCAGCTTTATTTCATTGCTTCTTACTTTGGCTGATTCCAGGATGAGCTCAAAGCTTTTGGATACAGTCTGGAGCGGATGAGCAAAGTGATTTAGAATTTAGAATTTATTGAGACCGTACACccagaaaatatttcatgttgatAACTTCAGGCTAACATTGTGTAATCGCGTTCTCTCTTGCTGTGGATTTAAGTTGTTATTTTGCAGatgtaaaatgtcttttaaagaTGCTGTATTTGccaaacacacaacaataatCACAAGAACTGATGTTTGCAGAATTGAAAAAGCAGGTATTACTGCTGGATTGCTGGAATTACTTTATGTTCATTATTCACAATTGATGTATACTgtattccaaaaacaaaaatgaataagtAACGTTTTAATGGAATTCGCCGAAGCTCTGTTTGTTTAAGCATAGctgcatgaaatgaaatatgaatCATATAAAAGACATTGAGATCTTTTTCTTTGACTGCGTAAGAAAACATAACCTACACTGGGCTGACAGAttattcacacattcacaggAACGGGTTTCTATCACTGCCTGTTCATTGAGTCGTGTCTTACTTTCAAAAAGCTGAATGTATTGTTTATTTCTTGCTAATTCATATGTCGAGTGACGATGTGGTTTATGATGATATTGGTGAGGTGGTGTGAACATATGTGAACTCAGCGGTACACGTTGGCAGGTCTGATCTACGTAGATGTCTAAGAGCATGTCAACCATAAAGGTTTTGGCTTTATGAAATTGGATGACAAGTGATGTTTGACAGTGTGTGACATGGAGCATTAGGGTGTTTCCCGGACAGCTTTCTTTAATTGAACACATGGTTACGCTGACAGTGAAGCCCATCCTTCAGGAATTCAGTGCAGTTCTTCAAAAGTAATCGTTTCCCCCGTCGGTCAAAATTCAAGAAAGTTTTGTATCTAAATATCCAGAGATGTACAgagataatttaatttaatgacttAAGAAACAATTGTGTTATTCCAAGAGCTCACATGTCAAGGCTTCTAATTACATGAATAATTATTAAACTACAGCAATATCTGCTCTCAGTTtgccaatattttttttaatacttaatGATAAAGTGTTTGTTACTTGTTAGACTTAAATGCTTTTTTACCTAATGACTGAGGGGTTCGTTCAATTTATACAACATTAGACAGTTACACTTAATGTTAATGCTAGTTAGTTACATTTTTGTCATACAGGTTAATTGTTATTTAAATGGCCTCCAGTAGCCTTTTTACAAAGAAATCAAGCAATAGACCTAGACCCTCCTGAACGCTGTCTGTGTTCACTATGAACAGAACAGGCGTGGAACCCTGCCAGAGTGTGATTTTaaatagcatgttagcatgacaacataatacagtaatccctcgtttattcgtgcttcaagatgcacgactTCACtacatcatggatttttagtaggtagtcatgtgataccgtacgtgcatgctattggttgacagcatccatttgtgcgctgcgttctgagaatcaaggaacgcagcgcacttctgtgtattaaagaaacacttttctttaatacaaaagtgttttttaaacagtctattagagtgtggggaaaaggtaatacataatatataaggtggtttaatatcagtatgggaagggttcataaacatttaaattactgtaaataatgaaataaattgtcgcgatatcgcggaatttcatttaTTGCGGGTCCTAGAACACactaaccacgagtaacgagggattactgtacattcaGAAAGGTTCTGGCCTATTCTGTTCTGCCACCTCTTTATAACCTGCTTCCAACTCTAAGGCAGAACAACCccctccagcacacacacatacacacacgcgcacaaacacacgcacacattctcttttcatttcttaATGAAAAGTGCTTTGTGAATAGAAGGCCttgcaccagtgtgtgtgtgtgtgtgtgtgtgaagaactCTTTCAAACAGTTGTGGCTTTAGGGGAGTTTTGTGTGAAGTTTATCTCTTTGGGTAAATTTTGTGTACAAAGTGTAAAGTGTGTGTAAAGTGTACAAAAATGTCACCCACACAGCACTAAATGCAAATACTAGGTTTTTGATGTTTAATATCGGAGTGATCAGCATTTTCTTTGTGgataaacttttaatttaaactCCGGTGTAGTTTGGACTGAGTTCTATTGTTTTCTCAAAGGAAATGCTAAAGCACATGGTCACTATGTAAGGGACATATTGTAAAATAGCTCCACCCTCAAACTTTGTAAAGATAACTGACTGTGCTGATTCTGGGGCTGGTTTCCTAGAATATTGAATCTTGAATatcaaaagtatttttcttctgtcttcctCTTGATAGCCTCAGTGAATTTATCATTGTTTTGCTACAAAGAACCTTAAATTTAATTTAGCACCAAAACCAGCCCCTAATCATACTACATTCTTTTTTACCCTCATCTGAATGCTGTACATGAGTCACCTGCCTGCGTTCATTGTTTTAGGTTTACTATTTATAAAGGTTGTTTTATTTGACACTGATTCCTCAG
This is a stretch of genomic DNA from Antennarius striatus isolate MH-2024 chromosome 11, ASM4005453v1, whole genome shotgun sequence. It encodes these proteins:
- the tial1 gene encoding nucleolysin TIAR — translated: MDDESHPRTLYVGNLSRDVTEILILQLFAQIGPCKSCKMITEHTSNDPYCFVEFFEHRDAASALAAMNGRKILGKEVKVNWATTPSSQKKDTSNHFHVFVGDLSPEIGTEDVKAAFAPFGKISDARVVKDITTGKSKGYGFVSFYNKLDAENSIINMGGQWLGGRQIRTNWATRKPPAPKSTQDNGSKHLRFDDVVTQSSPQNCTVYCGGIQSGLSEHLMRQTFSPFGPIMEIRVFPEKGYSFIRFSSHDSAAHAIVSVNGTAIEGHMVKCFWGKESPDMTKNSQQVEYSQWGQWNQVYGNPQQQYGQYVTNGWQVPSYSMYNQTWNQQGFGVEQSQSPAWMGGFGSPSAQATAPPGPVMSNLTNYSMAGYQTQ